The Microcella sp. genome includes the window GGGCCTCTCGTCTGCATGGACGACACGGTGGGCGCGCTCGAGAAGTTCGGCGGCTCCGGCAGACCCCGCCGCTGATCGCGAGAGTGCATGGCCCAGCAACTGAGTGGCGGCGATGGCGTGAGCGCGATCGGTGAACCCGGCTTCTGAGGCCGAGAACCAGCGTCGTCGCCAGCCGTCAGCGAGCACCGAGCATCGACGGGCCCGCACCGTGGCGCCACTGCCCCCGTCATGCACGACCGTGGCGATCAGATGGGCATACAGCGCCGCAGCGTCGTCAGCAGGGTCACCCCAGCCAGAGGTGTCGATGTCGAGAACGCCGGTGATGGCAGTCGGCTTGTCGGGGTCGACGAGCAGCTGCGCCAGGTGCAGGTCGCCGTGCACTGTCATCGACGGCGGTGGTGCGCCACCCGCACGATACCGGCGCGTGATGGTTCTGACAGTGCGTTCGATGAGCCCATCATGCTCGGGCAACTGCTCGATCAGGCGGTCTTCATACCAGTCGATTCGGCGCACGAGCGAGGCACGAGCAGCCGCCGTCGACGGCACGCTTGCGATTCCCGAGACAACTCGCTCGATCTCGTCGAGCAACGCGGCCGGATGCTGCACCCGGTCGAGCACCGAAATGACCTCAGCACCGTCGAGGGCTTCGAGCGCGACGAGCCCCTCTTCGCTCCAGCCGAGTACTGCGGGCACCGCGACCCTGTTCTCGCGCCAGAGGGTGTGCTTAGCCTGCAACGGC containing:
- a CDS encoding phosphotransferase, coding for MTSPGGRLRHRDVLEAVATSLESRLVDAHALQVEPTGNGFTHGYRVSMIDDAGSTAEHTVFVETSPPEATRPGVLTLSNPSTGEKVDVWVYPADPALPALRTAVYAEAAGVVLARLGLPVDDLRVSLAAYRPGKRAVVRVDTTGTAYFLKVVRPPAAEPLQAKHTLWRENRVAVPAVLGWSEEGLVALEALDGAEVISVLDRVQHPAALLDEIERVVSGIASVPSTAAARASLVRRIDWYEDRLIEQLPEHDGLIERTVRTITRRYRAGGAPPPSMTVHGDLHLAQLLVDPDKPTAITGVLDIDTSGWGDPADDAAALYAHLIATVVHDGGSGATVRARRCSVLADGWRRRWFSASEAGFTDRAHAIAATQLLGHALSRSAAGSAGAAELLERAHRVVHADERPLTGSSW